AGATCGATATGGTTCCTTCAACGCATAATAATATCACGCCATCTAATCACGAACAAAACCCAGTTCGCTGAAAGTACGattaaagaaaacacagattgaacaaaacgaaaaagagagacaatgaaagagaaagagagggatggacaaaaaacataaaccaatGATGATAGTTACAAACACGATCACCGTGTTGCCGCAATTTTGCCGTTCGTCAGGACCTCTTCCCATTTTTGGAGTTGGGTgggagatttgtttttacagTGCACGTCTGTTTCGCTTTGCACGAAAGAAAGGATATATTGAGAAGATAGGGGATGAAGTGTTGCCGCCGGtaattcgttcgttttgtttcgtacatCCCCATACACCACTCTTGCTCTCTGCACGTGGCACATTTTACATGCTTCTCTGACGCAATTTTATCATTCCTCTGTGTGATAGATACAGTCAAGTGTTGAGAGGTTAAGAAACCACAaagaaagagaataaaaagaagagaaaagagagaaaaagaatagATCGATCATTTACACACGATCTCTACTAGCGCCTTCTCTCTGTTTCCCTCGGGTAAGGAAGGTTGAATCGTTACGATTTGGGATATACGCCGATGATGATTACAGCGAATGACGGAGAAGAGAAGCCCGTGTCCTCGCGTTACGCGCGTCGGTTTAACAGTTTGCTGTGGATGTACTGCCCATATACAGAACGATGCATAGAAGGGGAACAACCCACTCGATCTCCCATGAGTTCGAtaatatttagaaaaaaagaagaattaagagagaaagagagaaaagagaaaaaagaaggacATTTGTTAGCCGGTCCCCTAGGACGAAAGCGTAATATAGTGTaatcgaaatgaaaacaatccgGTAACTAAGTAAACACGCATTAGGCGTGTATATTACCCACATCCACCATCTCTCACGATTCTCCAAATACACAAACCAGTCGCCTGCCGATTGATTGACCCCAAACGTTGGAACATATCGGCAACCATTTCCGCGCTCCCTTTGTCATGGCCCAAACGATAGGATGAAAAgcttgaataaaaatatatagaaACTCCACCCTGGcttcacaaaaacaaatccaatcaATAAAACAGGAGGTCTGATCATCGTTACAAATCGATGCATGACAAACATTGCATCTTTTATACAGATCTTTGTGATGAAGTGGTACTCATGATATCAACATGAAAGTATACCAACTATTACCAGACTTCAACGCAAATCCGGCCAACGATCGGAGCATTCCTACACCTGATATTCCCGCCCATGAAAGGCTATTACAGTACACTAAACATATGTTACCTCCCAGCCACATAACCGATCATCCATACACCAACGGATGGGAAAAGCATGCACCAACTGATTCTCCTCTCGGAAGGATGATGGGTGCGCAatatagttttgtttcttttttactaaAGCTATATGCATACTgattcatgtatttttttgaaatattctCTCTATTATCATAATGTTATGATATCAAAGCCGCTGAAagtacagaaacaaaaaaaagaaagaaagaaaaacgaagaaatCTCATGAATTGATTTGGCCGTGTGCGTATAATGAGCAGTGGAAGCGATAATGGAAGTGAATGGTAAATATGGATCTAGGAATTCTAAACTACGGTCTTTTATTCGATTTCAAGCCAATAGCCATATAGTTAAGAGAACATGGTCTCAAAGCTATTGACTACAAATTGAAGCTAATCGTTCTTTACTACCGTTAAGAAGTTTTCGGCTTAATTTAGCGTTGTTCTAGTGCATAAGTTTGCAATATTGTGTACTGTGGCACCGTTCAATTGGTCGCAAAATTTGTCAAAAGcatacaaacagaaaaaacaaacataaatcaaCATTGTAACTTGTGTAAAGATTGATTGCCTAGTGATCGATTGCTTAGTGCATTTGGCGTAACTTAAGAAGATTTTAAACTGCTAATAGAAATTTTATCGGGGTCGTATAATAGAATGTACTGATAATTGAGCCACATTCGACAATAAACTTATTTTGTATACGTGGATCTGTGGCATGTCAATAGCCCACTAATACTAAAACattgtttataaaatttcggaaaattgctaaataaaaaagacaatTTTCCTTAGCAAATGGCTAAATATGTGGCACAGCAGACATGTACACAAATGTTCAAAATGTGAATTACACACATTAACAGGTTTGAATAGTCTAGCTCAATTCGTATCAAATatggtttggtgaaaattaCACACAATAGTGTTCATGATATTGTACAATACCTATAAttgaaaagagagagaaagaaaaatgagagaaaagagaaagagagagaaagaggaggTGATGCACAATAAAGACACATCTGATTATTTAATGACTATTTACAGTAGCATGGTATATGACCAGTATCCATTTTACActataaatttgcataaatagTTTCCGGTAACTGTATGAAAAGAGAAgacaagagagaaagagagaaaaaagaggcATGGACGCGAACCAGCGAAGCGATATCCGTGCGAGAACACCACCAGTTACTTTTTTAATTCCTCGTGTAAACGAACAGAGCAATTCGCCGCCAATAAGACTTTCCGTATTGAGCCGTGCTATACCATCCTTTACCATTAAATTGTATATCAATAAGCATGCTTTTATGGCCGTTCAACAGGTGGTGTGTGTCCCCCGCGAGCGGATTGTTTCTCTCGTGTTCGGTTCTCGGGCGAAACATGGATTCGGGGGAGAGGCCAAACATTTATTAGACAAATTTCAGATACAAACGGCAACAGAGGCCGTAGAAACTTACCACGTTCGCGTTCTTCCCGGTCACGATCCCTTTCGCGACGCTCCCGACGTTCGCGATCACGTTCACGTTCTTTATCACGCTTTGATATCTTGGCTGGGGGTGGGGAGCTTTCCGCTTCCTTGCGATACTCCTCGCGAACCGGTGAGGcttcgctgttgttgttgttgttaccagAATTGTACTCGTTGCTTCCCTAAAATGAAAAGTCAGAGAAAATCCATGAATATTGATTAATTCTTTTTGCGCACCACGGTTTATATTGTACAGCCCAGCAGGACTTAAAGCAGGAGCAGGAGCAGGATTAAAGGACCTTGATGAAGGACAATCAGGCGTcgaatattaatatttacatGCAGTTCTTTTCAATCTACACGAACGAGGTCACAACATTTCAGCAAGATGTTTGCTATTATAACACAAAAGATTCTCTATTCCAGCATAGAAACTTAAAAACCAATTCCCACAATCGACACCCGGTTCAATTATGAACCCACTCCAGAACAAACGCAAGCTCAAAGTAGCCGCCATATTGGATTTCTCAACCTTGCACTTGCGGATGTGCCCGAATTTTCGTTCATCATTTTACGACCCGAAAACAACGTTAACGTGAAAAACGCACTATACTTACCATTGTTACGGCACCATTCATATTCTACACACCACAAAAATGCGTGAAATGAGTTTTTTCACggttatattttatatttaacaaCGAACTGAACTGTGCGTGCCTGCTGCTGAAATCGCTTCTTTTTTATGGCTTGGCACTTCTTGTGACAGTTCGTGACAGATCTCGGTTAAGCTGCGATTCGACGACACTGTGgaacatatttaatttataaaggAAATGAATATGGATTTCAATTGtatttgcataattaaaagcacacaaaaaaaagatttttgattttttttcactctgtGCAACGTTAATATGTACgaatatttattattctaaACTACCAATTCTAAAATGAAACTAGTTTCGCTGGCAACCTTGAAACGGCAAtttgacgtttgtttttttttgagcttCAAATCATAACAATATCAAAAGTTTTATCATGGAACAGTGCGTTGAAGCGATACTTTCTTTAGTTTCCGATAAATCATTTATTCTAAATCGAGAATGTGTGGAACAAAATCATCTTTACCATGTGGTGCTTTCAACTGTGCTAGAACCATTTTCAAACTCCTCAAAGCGGTCTCAAACTGATGATAAAAGCATTGCTACACATTTAGTAAAAATCGGTGTTCTGTACGATACTGTGTATAATCGCTTACACACAGGACAGTGGAATGCAGTCGAACCGGCGGACAGAGAATTGTTTACTATCTTAAGTTACGTAAGGGTAGGTAACCACAAATCAATGAAtatatgatgttttttttttatataatatttaacattttagATCATCTATACTTTGTGGATATCAGCAAGTGATGTGGATTCAATTAAAGATAGCATATACCTGGCCGATCTCGGACTTATGCTTGGCTATTCAATCGAAATTCGATGCAAAAGTGGTACTACCGATTTACTCACAGAGACAGCATCAACACTGTCGAACCATTTATGTACGTACCATACGTCCTTTTTCTTTCGTAAAGCTAGTAAtttgttctgtgttttttttagctatAATCGTTAAGCAAAAACCTCCCCGAAAACGATTGAGGTTGAATGCAAAGGTAGAAGACGTTAATGCGATTGAAGACTATTTAAACAATATTCCCGTACTGCAATGTCCTTCGGTAGATTTTTTTGGgtaattattttgcaaaagaaaaaagtttataaatGAACATACGGGTATCTTTTTATTAGGCAGCAATGCTACGATCTGAAGCAGCCAGCCGTTCTTAAAGGAATAATCGACGGTTGGCCGGCAATGGAACGGTGGCACGATCCGAGCTATCTGCTCAACGTTGCAGGAGAAAGGACAGTTCCGATTGAGCTTGGTTCGCAGTACAGCAATGATGACTGGTCACAAAAGCTTATGAAGTTTCGTGACTTCGTTGAACAAAATCTGTGCAACGAAACAACTTCCTCAACATCGGGCGAGCAACGTGCAGCCTATCTAGCGCagcatgatttgtttgatCAAATTCCAACACTCCGTGCGGACATTGCCGTTCCTGACTACATCGGACGAACGGACGCACGGCCACGCATTAAAGCATGGCTTGGCCCAAAAGGCACTGTTTCACCACTTCACACCGATCCCTGCCATAATCTTCTGTGTCAGGTAGTTCATTCGAACCACCACGTGAAACATGTGCAATGTTATTAACCGGGTTCGTTTGTGGTAGGTTTTCGGCGCTAAAATCATCATTCTCGCACGACCGGAAGATACTGAAAAGCTTTACCCACATGATCACTTCATACTGAGTAACACCTCACAGGTGGATGCACGTCAGGTTGACTACGAAAGGTTTCCACTGGCCCGTGAGGTATCGTTCCACCGATTGACACTGCATCGAGGTGAAGTGCTCTACATACCGCCCAAATGGTGGCACTATGTCGAATCACTGTCACCAAGCTTCTCCGTTAGCTTTTggtttgaatgatttatgctgattgctgtttgctgctgcgtGATGCAAGCGAAGGAAACCAAAGGCCAGCATAAATACTGATCAACATACTACTCTGTGTACAATAGTATGAGTTGATAGCCAACGTAGCAAAGAAAGAACCGTATTCGAATATACTGTTGCTTCGGAAGCGCTCTGTTCACGAAGTCAAACCGACCGGAACAGGCAAGCACATGCGCTGTGGTACAACATCAAcacgataacaaaaaaaaaatacagtgcCCAACTAGAAACGTCCAAATGCATATATTTGTGAGCTTTACATCCATCATACGGTGAGTGTTGCAtgaaaaatcttttatttatttattgaatgttTACGGCATACGCCATATTTTGAACGCTGCTTACGTTGAGTGTTGTACAATTATTGCAAGGCTTTCCCTTCTTGTAATTTGACTAATCTCTGGCATACTCGGTTacgaaaaataattaacaaaataaCTATTGGTCACACTGTAAATTACAACTTATGGTACTATTGAAGGAAGTTAACTACTATTTAGACATTCATCAGGGCACACCTCCATTTGTGTCCTACACTGTACAATTTGCCCGAACATCATCGTTCTATTGGTATTGCTGCTCGGCCACAAATTATCTTCCTCTCAACGTGAACGTGTTTCAGTGTGCTCAAAGCCTTCGGGGTGAAAGCCTGCACGTTGCTCAATAGCTTCAGACTATCCGTACGATTTCGACTAGTGCCGGTCCTTGCCGAACGCTAACGGCAACTTTCGCGCGTATGATAACTGTATTTTTTGGCGCCTTTAATCCCACTTAAGTCGAAGCTCGTGGTACGCgtacataaagaaaaacaaaatccatttcCGGTACACCGGGTACCATACATTGTAGTGTATACATTTCTACAGATCGCTTTGTACGGCGTGTTTGTGAATATTTGTTATTCCTACTTCCCTCGCTGTACATTGTGCTCGAAACAGTTGAAACCGCGGCTTGTGACGTTTTCCGAAAACGTGGTTCGGTTTGGTCAACGGTAAATTGAATGTGGCGCGCAAAAATTGTGCCGATGAGCACTGGTGAAATCAGACGTGGCTGACGGGCACAGTTCcaaaatacacatacacaaacctGCACGCACATTTCTCTGTAGCGAAATACCGAACGAGGCCGACGAAATGTTTGGTATTAATTTGTTCAATAGCATGTTGACAGTTTTCGTATTTGCACAAGGTGAGTGGCACAAGTGACATAGCGCCGGGGtaggcgaaacaaaaaaaagcaaaacacatcgCAGCCAAAAACgagacaaataaaacaaccggCTGGCAATGAGGGAACTGGTGGTAATCTGGTTGGGGAAATGGGTTTTCGGGCAAAGGGTTTGGTTGGCGGGATAAAGCGTGTTTTCAAATGTGATGACTCCCGGTGGTGCGCCCGCTAGGCGACGTTTGCCAGTTGGTTAGACAAATCCCgtttaatacatttttgggtttttgtggttttcgGCTGATTTCGGCGCTGCCGGAAACGTGGTTTTCGACACATTTCCCATTCCTGGCACCCCTCGCTTGCgatttagattttttgtttgccggaGGCATATTATTTCAGTTTGAGACGATCACAGCCCCGGAATGAGCATGAAATCCAATCTGTACTGTAGCAACCTACACGCGCCCGGGCCCACCATTTGCGATTCCTCGAGCAAGTTGTGCGAGAAGATGCGGTAGAAAACCGCATTTATGTATCGTTATTTCTACCGAATTTCTAAACCACCGAGTGCAACCTTTTAAAGGAAAGTATTTCATTggcggtttttattttcccttgcGCCTGTATACATTAAGCTTTATTGTGCGACACGTGGGCAGCGTGCTACGATGGTAGCAGTATcagggcacacacacacacacaaaacaaaaaatcgctgTTTACTGGAATTGCgccaaaacaaatccaaaacaAGAACGCTTCTTCCCGTTGGTCGTGTGCTAGGATTTGCAAGGATTAAACATTAATTCGTCTGTGCTTGGTGCGGTCAATAAACGGTGGACGGTGCAGGTTAAGAGGATGTGAGCGTTTGAACTATTTGTTTTAATCCCACCGTAGTGCGCTTTGCCTGTTCCTGCTGTTCCTCTTCCAGCGCGAATGCTATCATTCTATGAGCtgctgggcgtctccatccgCATTGCGCACACAATAACCGATACCAGacagttgttgttttgtcatttttccggtccgtttttttttcgtcattgTTTTACACTGGTTCGCATTGCCCAGCCGGGGTTCAGGCTGTCCGGGGTTGACCATTCAATCCCCGATTGCTAATCCTGCGGCTTAACGGTGTGGAAGAAATccgattttattgtttattccttttttatggCTTTTTAAACGGTCTCATGACTTTTGCTGTAGAACCTTTTTTATAGGCACGGCTTACAGCTTGGGTTAATACTGCTTCGAATTAATGCTTGGCCAAAAGACGCAAGTACGCCGGAGGTTTCGATCGTTGGTTTAAGGGATGGTTGAATTATGTACTACTGTGTCAAACAGGCTGGTATAAAAACAATATGCGTAATGCGAAAAATAATTACGAATGTAAATAACACATTTTGGACGATCGATGTGCTACGAACCTTTCATATGGTATGGCAGAGGCCTACAAGGGTACacgaaagaaaatttatgttcGTTTCATCTTACTGCTGTAGCGAATTCCTTTTTACTGAGCTcgaaattaatgttttgtacGCTGTGAAGAACGTTAAAAAATCCGTTTTACAGGGGTTTACACTAGATTattagtgaaacacaaaaaccttTACTGAATCGCAGAAACTGGTTATGGATTCAAGCGTACAATTCAGTGAATGGAATACCGGCTGTCGGTTTTACATATTAGCGGATACAAGAATTGAGATATAAAATGACATTGTTGAGGATTTTATTAGTTGGAAACTAAgaacaggcagtccccgagataggcggttcctcttatacgcggattcggagaatTCGCggttttttggaaatttgacaactGTTTATAGCTCAAACTGTAAGCAGAAAGTTGAAAAATTGATCGAAAATATCTTCCTttgttatataaaatatatgtttttaatttatgttagtgtattattttaaaaagtcGCCTGATTTGCTGAATACATTAAGTGCAGGGAATGAAGGCAACTATGTAACTTTggagtataaacgattttactcccagATTCGatttacgcggaaattcgagattcGCAGTTATTCcagggttatagcggtccgctataataccatatctcggggactgtctGTTGCAagtatttgttattattaaacattattattatatcaATGTTATGATCgtcaataataatattattattattaatcgtCCATCGAAGGCGGCATAATTTGACATTATAAACttgatttatatttaatatttacacGAAACTTGGATGTAACGACAAAGAACCATAGTTAAGTAGTAATGGAATGCGTAACATTTCTTTAACCGAGGACTGAGACGTGTTAAAATCGAATTTATCCAAGTGGTCATTAAAACCGTGGATCATGGCTTTGAGAGGAGCATTATGGCTGAATTGTGTCCGAGAACGTGTAACATGTAATGTGTATAGGTGCCGTACGAAACACTTTTCCGTACACAGTGGCATTCAGTTGAGGACGCACCAATCGTTGACCACGCTAACAGCATATTGTAGTTTAGAACAATTAACGAATGTTGACACAGGCATGAATAGTTTGACGAGGTCAGCATACAGTACTGAAAAACTATTGGACAGTAGAGAGCATACGCCGTTGATGCACTATAGGATCAGCAAAGGTCCCAGGTTGCTACCCTGTGGAACATCTGATGTGCCTACAAATGTGCGCGATATATGGTTTCCTAGTTGTACACTATATGTACGTTTTCGGAGGTACATATAGCgaaccgcgaagcggttgtagagCCGGacaagtaagtaagtaagtatatctcaactcttgaatccggctGTCATAccaaatgtattttaaaaccCAGTTATATATTAgttatatattattatatattatatatatattatattataatatTATCAGAAATCGCTTCTTTGCTGATGTGCCACTTTCGTTAACTGCGCCTTGATAAACATTGCTTGCAAATATATGACTTAACGCTACAACTAGATAATAAATAACTTAACACTATTTTGCACTTCATAATACATTCAAGagctggaaaaaaatataaaaaaaaacaagtttggTTGTTGCGCATATTTAGAAAACTTTTTACCGAGctaatcaaatttaataaacaatcCATTAAAGCACAAGGTCCCTATTTCCCGGAAACTCGTTGGTTTGAACCAAGTAAACCCTTCCAACAACTCCTAATTTCATGAAAGcgatttaatatttaatgatTCAATAACTTTCCAGCCAAAACCTGCTTAAATCCTTTGCACTGCTTTTATGGATTAGCGTTTTCTcgcatttttttaacaacctGCACAGCAGAGCCACACTACTCAAGCATCGGGTGAGCCAGAAAGGCGTATGCTTCCGGTACGTACCGGCGTTCACAAGAGACGGGGC
This region of Anopheles marshallii chromosome 2, idAnoMarsDA_429_01, whole genome shotgun sequence genomic DNA includes:
- the LOC128707209 gene encoding LOW QUALITY PROTEIN: bifunctional peptidase and arginyl-hydroxylase JMJD5 (The sequence of the model RefSeq protein was modified relative to this genomic sequence to represent the inferred CDS: substituted 1 base at 1 genomic stop codon), which codes for MEQCVEAILSLVSDKSFILNRECVEQNHLYHVVLSTVLEPFSNSSKRSQTDDKSIATHLVKIGVLYDTVYNRLHTGQWNAVEPADRELFTILSYVRIIYTLWISASDVDSIKDSIYLADLGLMLGYSIEIRCKSGTTDLLTETASTLSNHLSIIVKQKPPRKRLRLNAKVEDVNAIEDYLNNIPVLQCPSVDFFGXLFCKRKKQQCYDLKQPAVLKGIIDGWPAMERWHDPSYLLNVAGERTVPIELGSQYSNDDWSQKLMKFRDFVEQNLCNETTSSTSGEQRAAYLAQHDLFDQIPTLRADIAVPDYIGRTDARPRIKAWLGPKGTVSPLHTDPCHNLLCQVFGAKIIILARPEDTEKLYPHDHFILSNTSQVDARQVDYERFPLAREVSFHRLTLHRGEVLYIPPKWWHYVESLSPSFSVSFWFE